From a region of the Dickeya poaceiphila genome:
- the prmA gene encoding 50S ribosomal protein L11 methyltransferase, with product MPWIQLKINTSGAHAEQLGDALSESGAVSVTFQDTHDTPVFEPLPGETRLWGDTDVIGLYDAETDMVEVVAMLEHEPLLGTGFQHKIEQLEDKDWEREWMENFHPMQFGNRLWICPSWRDVPDPNAVNVMLDPGLAFGTGTHPTTSLCLQWLDGLNLNGKTVIDFGCGSGILAIAALKLGAAHAIGIDIDPQAIQASRDNAQRNGVSERLELFLPKDQPKDLSADVVVANILAGPLRELAPLISVLPKAGGHLGLSGILASQAQSVAQAYEAQFQLDPVAEKEEWCRITGIRKPV from the coding sequence ATGCCGTGGATTCAATTAAAAATCAATACATCCGGTGCACACGCGGAGCAATTAGGCGACGCACTGTCTGAAAGCGGCGCCGTCTCGGTTACGTTTCAGGACACCCATGACACGCCGGTGTTTGAACCCCTGCCGGGTGAAACCCGCCTGTGGGGCGATACCGATGTCATCGGCCTGTACGACGCCGAAACCGATATGGTTGAGGTGGTTGCCATGTTGGAACACGAACCGCTGCTCGGCACCGGTTTCCAGCACAAAATCGAGCAACTGGAAGATAAGGACTGGGAGCGGGAATGGATGGAAAACTTCCATCCGATGCAATTCGGCAACCGACTGTGGATTTGCCCAAGCTGGCGTGATGTGCCGGACCCAAACGCAGTTAACGTGATGCTTGACCCCGGTCTGGCGTTTGGCACCGGCACCCACCCCACCACTTCGCTGTGCCTGCAATGGCTGGACGGGCTGAACCTAAACGGCAAAACCGTCATCGATTTCGGCTGCGGCTCCGGCATTCTGGCGATTGCCGCGCTGAAACTCGGTGCTGCCCACGCTATCGGTATCGATATCGACCCACAAGCCATTCAGGCCAGCCGCGACAACGCGCAACGTAACGGCGTATCTGAACGTCTGGAACTGTTCCTGCCGAAGGATCAGCCCAAAGACTTGTCTGCTGATGTGGTGGTCGCCAACATTCTGGCTGGTCCGCTGCGCGAACTGGCGCCGCTTATCAGCGTGCTACCGAAGGCTGGCGGCCATCTCGGCCTGTCCGGTATTCTGGCCTCACAGGCACAGAGTGTGGCACAAGCCTATGAAGCGCAATTCCAGCTCGACCCGGTAGCGGAGAAGGAAGAGTGGTGCCGCATTACCGGCATCCGCAAACCAGTCTGA
- the dusB gene encoding tRNA dihydrouridine synthase DusB yields MRIGQFQLPNRLIAAPMAGVSDRPFRALCHAMGAGMTVSEMLSSNPEVWRSDKSRLRMVHSDEPGIRAVQIAGGDPHEMADAARINAENGAQVIDINMGCPAKKVNRKMAGSALLQYPALVKQILTAVVNAVDVPVTLKIRTGWAPEHRNCVEIAKLAEDCGIQALTVHGRTRACLFNGAAEYDSIRTVKQSVSIPIIANGDITDPRKARAVLDYTGADALMIGRAAQGRPWIFREIQHYLDTGELLPPLPLAEVKHLLIGHIRELHDFYGPGKGFRIARKHVSWYLQEHAPNDQFRRTFNAIEDASEQLEALKAYFENLA; encoded by the coding sequence ATGCGCATTGGACAATTTCAGCTTCCCAATCGTTTGATTGCTGCCCCGATGGCAGGCGTAAGTGATCGCCCGTTTCGGGCGCTCTGTCACGCGATGGGCGCTGGAATGACGGTCTCCGAGATGCTCTCTTCCAATCCGGAAGTGTGGCGTTCGGACAAGTCTCGGCTGCGTATGGTACATAGCGATGAGCCAGGTATTCGAGCGGTACAGATAGCCGGCGGCGATCCACACGAGATGGCGGACGCGGCCAGAATCAACGCTGAAAACGGTGCGCAGGTCATCGACATCAACATGGGATGTCCGGCCAAGAAGGTCAACCGCAAGATGGCCGGTTCAGCGCTGTTGCAGTATCCGGCGTTGGTCAAACAGATCCTGACTGCGGTGGTGAACGCCGTTGATGTACCGGTCACGCTGAAAATCCGTACCGGCTGGGCGCCAGAGCACCGTAACTGTGTAGAAATTGCCAAATTGGCTGAAGATTGTGGTATTCAGGCGCTGACCGTCCATGGACGCACGCGTGCGTGCCTGTTCAATGGCGCAGCGGAATACGACAGCATTCGGACAGTTAAGCAGAGTGTTTCCATTCCCATTATTGCGAATGGCGACATTACTGACCCGCGCAAAGCCAGAGCGGTTCTTGATTACACCGGGGCAGACGCCCTGATGATAGGACGAGCCGCTCAGGGAAGACCTTGGATCTTTCGGGAAATCCAGCATTATCTGGACACAGGGGAGTTGCTGCCGCCCCTGCCACTGGCAGAGGTCAAGCACTTGTTGATCGGGCATATACGGGAATTGCACGACTTTTACGGTCCAGGCAAGGGATTTCGTATAGCGCGTAAGCACGTGTCCTGGTATCTCCAGGAACATGCCCCAAACGACCAGTTTAGGCGCACATTCAACGCCATAGAGGACGCCAGCGAACAGCTGGAGGCGTTGAAGGCATATTTTGAAAATCTTGCGTAA
- the fis gene encoding DNA-binding transcriptional regulator Fis, whose translation MFEQRVNSDVLTVSTVNSQAQVTQKPLRDSVKQALKNYFAQLNGQDVNDLYELVLAEVEQPLLDMVMQYTRGNQTRAALMMGINRGTLRKKLKKYGMN comes from the coding sequence ATGTTCGAACAACGCGTGAATTCTGACGTACTGACCGTTTCCACTGTAAACTCTCAGGCTCAGGTAACCCAAAAACCCCTGCGCGACTCGGTTAAACAGGCACTGAAGAACTATTTCGCTCAACTGAATGGTCAGGACGTGAATGACCTGTATGAGCTGGTACTGGCTGAAGTAGAACAGCCGCTGTTGGACATGGTGATGCAGTACACCCGCGGCAACCAGACCCGCGCCGCCCTGATGATGGGCATCAACCGCGGCACGCTGCGTAAGAAACTGAAAAAATATGGTATGAACTAA
- a CDS encoding IS3 family transposase (programmed frameshift): MKKRFSDEQIINILREAEAGVSARELCRKYAISDATFYTWRKKFGGMEVPEVKRLKSLEEENARLKKLLAEAMLDKEALQVALGRKLLTTDQKREAVTVMCKATGLSQRRACRLTGLSLSSCRYDAHRPATDAYLSARITELAMERRRFGYRRIWQLLRREGLCVNHKRVYRIYHLNGLGVKRRQRRKGLATERLPLLRPDSPNLTWSMDFVMDALASGRRINCLTCVDDFTKECLTITAAFGISGVQVTRILDSIALFRGYPATIRTDQGPEFTCRALDQWAFEHGVELRLIQPGKPTQNGFIESFNGRFRDECLNEHWFSDILHARKIINDWRQDYNESRPHSSLNYQTPSEFAASWRNGKLEGKQTDITN, from the exons ATGAAGAAGCGTTTTTCCGACGAACAGATCATCAATATTCTTCGCGAAGCCGAGGCGGGTGTTTCCGCCCGCGAACTTTGCCGTAAGTACGCCATCTCCGACGCCACGTTTTATACGTGGCGTAAGAAGTTTGGTGGCATGGAAGTACCTGAAGTAAAAAGGCTTAAGTCACTTGAAGAAGAGAACGCCCGCCTCAAGAAGCTGCTCGCCGAAGCCATGCTGGATAAAGAGGCACTACAGGTGGCTTTGGGCCGAAAGT TACTGACGACAGACCAGAAGCGGGAAGCCGTGACAGTGATGTGCAAAGCGACAGGTCTGTCGCAACGGCGTGCCTGCAGGCTGACAGGTTTGTCCCTGTCGTCCTGCCGTTATGATGCGCACCGCCCGGCTACTGATGCGTATCTGTCTGCACGTATCACCGAACTGGCAATGGAACGCCGACGTTTCGGTTACCGGCGTATCTGGCAGCTTCTGCGTCGTGAAGGCCTTTGCGTTAACCACAAACGGGTCTACCGCATCTATCATCTCAATGGCCTGGGCGTAAAACGCAGACAGCGCCGTAAGGGTCTGGCGACTGAGCGGCTTCCGCTTCTTCGTCCGGATTCGCCGAACCTGACATGGTCGATGGATTTTGTCATGGATGCACTTGCCAGCGGCCGCCGGATTAATTGCCTGACTTGTGTGGATGATTTCACGAAAGAATGTCTGACGATCACTGCTGCTTTCGGTATTTCAGGCGTTCAGGTCACGCGTATTCTGGACAGCATCGCGCTCTTTCGTGGCTATCCGGCGACAATAAGAACCGATCAGGGCCCGGAATTTACCTGCCGCGCGCTCGATCAATGGGCCTTTGAGCATGGTGTGGAGTTGCGACTTATCCAGCCAGGTAAGCCAACGCAGAACGGATTTATTGAGAGTTTCAACGGTCGCTTTCGGGATGAATGCCTGAATGAACACTGGTTCAGCGATATTCTTCATGCCCGGAAAATCATTAATGACTGGCGGCAGGACTATAACGAGTCCAGACCTCATTCATCGCTGAATTACCAGACGCCGTCTGAATTTGCAGCAAGCTGGAGAAATGGAAAATTAGAAGGTAAACAAACCGACATTACTAACTGA
- a CDS encoding amino acid ABC transporter substrate-binding protein: MKKSRLALLTGALLVTSVLAQAQDDLSAIKAAGVIKFGTEGTYAPYTYHDASGKLVGFDVDVGRAVAEKLGVKAEFVEGRWDGLIAGVDAKRYDAVINQVGVTKERQAKYDFSKPYIDSKSVLIVRGDNTSIKSFNDLKGHKSAQSLTSNYSKLATSYGAEIVPTDGFNQSLELVLSGRAEATLNDNLSFLDFKKHKPDANVKVVATAESGDPSAILVRKNQPQLVDALNKALDQIKADGTYKTISVRYFGQDVSK, encoded by the coding sequence ATGAAAAAATCTCGCTTAGCATTACTTACCGGCGCCTTACTGGTTACCAGCGTACTGGCTCAGGCTCAGGACGATCTCAGCGCCATCAAGGCCGCAGGTGTGATTAAATTCGGTACCGAAGGCACTTACGCGCCTTATACCTACCACGATGCTTCCGGCAAGCTGGTCGGCTTTGATGTGGATGTTGGCCGTGCGGTAGCGGAAAAACTGGGTGTAAAAGCGGAATTCGTCGAAGGTCGCTGGGATGGACTGATCGCGGGTGTGGACGCCAAACGTTATGACGCGGTTATCAACCAGGTGGGCGTAACCAAAGAACGTCAGGCGAAATATGACTTCTCCAAACCGTATATCGACTCCAAATCGGTACTGATCGTGCGTGGTGATAACACCAGCATCAAATCGTTCAACGATCTGAAAGGCCACAAATCCGCCCAAAGCCTGACCAGCAACTACTCCAAGTTGGCTACCAGCTACGGCGCAGAAATCGTACCGACCGACGGCTTCAACCAGTCGCTGGAACTGGTACTGAGCGGTCGTGCCGAAGCCACCCTGAACGATAACCTGTCATTCCTGGATTTCAAAAAACACAAACCTGACGCCAATGTGAAAGTGGTCGCCACCGCTGAAAGCGGCGACCCGTCTGCTATTCTGGTACGCAAGAACCAGCCGCAACTGGTGGACGCCCTGAACAAAGCGTTGGATCAAATCAAAGCAGACGGCACCTATAAGACGATTTCTGTGCGATACTTTGGACAAGATGTTTCCAAATAA
- a CDS encoding amino acid ABC transporter permease, which translates to MPSWLQLMADSFWSLLSAGLTFTVPLAILSFILGLMLGVLVALLRLYGPKPLKKICDFYVWVIRGTPLLVQLFLIFYGLPNAGITLDAFPAALIGFSLNVGAYSSEIVRGAILSVPKGQWNAAYSLGMSGAQAIRWVIVPQSIFVSLPPLANTFISLVKDTSLAAVITVPEMFLAAQRIVSVTYEPLILYIEAALIYLLFSTVLSKLQTWLEKYYQRHIVH; encoded by the coding sequence ATGCCATCATGGCTACAACTCATGGCAGACTCCTTCTGGAGTCTGCTTTCCGCTGGACTAACATTCACTGTTCCTCTCGCGATTCTTTCCTTTATTCTCGGTTTGATGCTCGGCGTATTGGTCGCGTTGCTGCGCCTGTACGGTCCCAAACCGCTCAAAAAAATCTGCGACTTTTATGTGTGGGTGATTCGCGGCACACCGCTATTGGTGCAGCTATTTCTGATTTTCTATGGTTTGCCCAACGCCGGTATCACGCTGGATGCCTTCCCGGCAGCACTGATTGGCTTTAGCCTTAATGTCGGCGCATACAGTTCGGAAATCGTGCGCGGAGCCATTCTTTCCGTACCCAAAGGCCAGTGGAATGCCGCTTATTCGCTCGGTATGAGCGGTGCGCAAGCCATTCGCTGGGTAATCGTGCCGCAGTCGATATTTGTGTCACTGCCGCCGCTGGCTAACACCTTTATTTCGCTGGTCAAGGATACCTCGCTGGCTGCCGTGATCACGGTGCCTGAAATGTTTCTGGCCGCACAACGGATTGTATCGGTCACCTACGAACCGCTGATTCTCTATATCGAGGCCGCGCTCATCTACCTGCTGTTTAGCACCGTACTGAGCAAGCTGCAGACCTGGCTGGAAAAATACTACCAGCGCCACATCGTACATTAA
- a CDS encoding amino acid ABC transporter substrate-binding protein: MKKVIMSTLVASASLFAFINQAHAGATLDAIQKKGFVQCGISDGLPGFSYADANGKYSGIDVDICRGVAAAIFGDANKVKFTPLTAKERFTALQSGEVDLLSRNTTWTSSRDGSMGLLFTGVTYYDGIGFLAHNKAGLKSAKELDGATVCIQAGTDTELNVADYFKTHNMKYTPVTFDRSDESAKALDSGRCDTLASDQSQLYALRIKLGKPADFVVLPEVISKEPLGPVVRRGDEDWFAIVRWTLFAMLNAEEMGITSQNVDQMTAKPTTPDMAHLLGKEGNFGKDLKLPADWAYKIVKQVGNYGEVFERNVGQGSELKIKRGLNELWNKGGIQYAPAVR; this comes from the coding sequence ATGAAAAAAGTGATTATGTCCACGCTGGTTGCCAGCGCTTCACTGTTTGCCTTCATCAACCAGGCACATGCAGGCGCAACCCTTGATGCCATCCAGAAGAAAGGGTTCGTGCAGTGTGGTATCAGTGATGGGCTTCCTGGTTTCTCGTATGCCGATGCCAACGGCAAATACTCCGGTATCGACGTTGACATCTGCCGTGGCGTCGCTGCTGCCATTTTTGGCGATGCCAATAAGGTCAAATTCACTCCGCTGACCGCCAAAGAGCGCTTCACCGCCCTGCAGTCTGGTGAGGTAGACTTGCTGTCCCGTAACACTACCTGGACCTCCTCCCGCGACGGCAGCATGGGCCTGCTGTTCACTGGTGTGACCTACTACGACGGTATCGGCTTTCTGGCCCATAACAAAGCCGGGCTGAAAAGCGCTAAAGAGCTGGACGGCGCCACTGTTTGTATTCAGGCAGGCACCGACACCGAACTGAACGTGGCCGACTACTTCAAGACCCACAACATGAAGTACACGCCGGTAACTTTTGACCGTTCTGACGAAAGCGCCAAAGCGCTGGATTCTGGTCGTTGCGATACGTTGGCTTCCGACCAGTCCCAGTTGTACGCCTTGCGTATCAAGCTGGGTAAACCGGCAGACTTCGTCGTACTGCCGGAAGTAATCTCCAAAGAACCGCTGGGACCGGTGGTACGCCGTGGCGATGAAGATTGGTTCGCCATCGTTCGCTGGACGCTGTTCGCCATGCTGAACGCAGAAGAAATGGGTATCACCTCGCAAAACGTTGACCAGATGACCGCCAAGCCGACTACTCCGGACATGGCACACCTGTTGGGCAAAGAGGGTAACTTCGGTAAAGACCTGAAACTGCCGGCTGACTGGGCGTATAAAATCGTTAAACAAGTCGGCAACTATGGCGAAGTGTTCGAACGTAACGTAGGTCAAGGCAGTGAGCTGAAAATCAAACGTGGCCTGAACGAGCTGTGGAACAAAGGCGGCATTCAGTACGCCCCTGCTGTTCGCTGA
- a CDS encoding amino acid ABC transporter permease, with translation MTTHTPSHPTRISSAIIWAKRNLFSNITNSLLTLACLWLLWTLIPPLLNWAILKANWIGSSRADCTSDGACWVFIHARFEQFMYGLYPREELWRINFALVLALLSILPMFWRNMPRRGRYIAIWGVLYPLIAWWLLFGGFGGLTRVETRQWGGLTLTIIIAAIGIAGALPLGILLALGRRSNMPLLRALCVIFIEFWRGVPLITVLFMSSVMLPLFLTEGTNIDKLLRALVGVILFQSAYVAEVVRGGLQALPKGQYEAAQSLALGYWRMQGLVILPQALKMVIPGLVNTIIALFKDTSLVIIIGLFDLFSSIQQATVDPAWLGMSTEGYVFAAIIYWIFCFSMSRYSQHLEKRFDTGHKSH, from the coding sequence ATGACGACACACACACCATCCCATCCGACACGCATCAGCAGCGCTATCATCTGGGCGAAACGGAACCTGTTTTCCAATATCACCAATAGCCTACTGACCTTAGCTTGTCTCTGGTTGCTGTGGACCTTAATCCCACCGCTACTAAACTGGGCCATTCTCAAGGCTAACTGGATTGGCTCCAGTCGTGCAGATTGTACCAGCGACGGCGCGTGCTGGGTCTTCATTCATGCTCGCTTCGAGCAATTTATGTATGGGCTTTACCCACGTGAAGAACTCTGGCGCATCAATTTTGCACTGGTACTGGCGCTGCTGAGTATTCTGCCGATGTTCTGGCGCAACATGCCGCGTCGTGGCCGTTACATCGCCATTTGGGGCGTTCTCTATCCGTTGATCGCCTGGTGGTTGCTATTTGGCGGTTTTGGCGGCCTGACACGTGTGGAAACCCGCCAATGGGGCGGCCTGACGCTGACCATCATTATCGCAGCAATCGGCATCGCGGGTGCGTTGCCGTTGGGGATCTTGCTGGCGCTGGGACGACGTTCCAACATGCCGTTGCTGCGTGCGCTATGCGTGATTTTCATCGAGTTCTGGCGCGGCGTACCGCTTATTACCGTGCTGTTCATGTCCTCCGTGATGCTGCCTTTGTTCCTGACGGAAGGCACCAACATCGACAAATTGCTGCGCGCGCTGGTTGGGGTCATTCTGTTCCAGTCAGCCTACGTGGCTGAAGTGGTACGTGGCGGCTTGCAGGCGCTGCCGAAAGGGCAATATGAAGCAGCGCAGTCTCTGGCTCTGGGGTACTGGCGTATGCAGGGGTTAGTGATCCTTCCTCAGGCACTAAAAATGGTGATCCCCGGCCTCGTCAACACCATTATCGCTCTGTTCAAGGACACTAGCCTGGTGATTATCATCGGCCTGTTCGACCTGTTTAGCAGTATCCAACAAGCAACGGTTGATCCGGCCTGGCTCGGCATGTCCACAGAAGGCTACGTCTTTGCTGCCATTATCTATTGGATCTTCTGCTTTAGCATGTCGCGCTATAGCCAGCATTTAGAAAAACGTTTTGATACTGGACATAAGTCCCATTGA
- a CDS encoding amino acid ABC transporter ATP-binding protein, with the protein MNQDTLTSSSDYMITLENVNKWYGQFHVLKDINLQVKQGERIVLCGPSGSGKSTTIRCINHLEEHQQGRITVDGIELNHDSRNIEKIRTEVGMVFQHFNLFPHLTVLQNCTLAPCWVRNTPKKEAEALAMHYLERVRIAAHAHKYPGQLSGGQQQRVAIARSLCMKPKIMLFDEPTSALDPEMVKEVLDTMLGLAEDGMTMLCVTHEMGFARTVADRVIFMDQGEIVEQAPPDVFFTTPRSERTQTFLAQILH; encoded by the coding sequence ATGAACCAGGACACATTAACATCTTCTTCCGACTACATGATCACGCTGGAAAATGTGAATAAGTGGTATGGGCAGTTCCACGTACTGAAAGATATCAACCTGCAAGTAAAACAGGGTGAACGTATTGTGTTGTGCGGGCCATCAGGCTCCGGCAAATCAACCACGATCCGCTGTATCAACCATCTGGAAGAACATCAACAAGGTCGCATTACCGTAGATGGCATTGAGCTTAACCACGACAGCCGCAATATCGAAAAAATCAGAACCGAAGTGGGCATGGTATTCCAGCATTTCAACCTGTTCCCGCATCTGACCGTGCTGCAAAACTGCACATTAGCGCCGTGTTGGGTACGTAATACGCCCAAAAAAGAAGCCGAAGCGCTGGCCATGCATTATCTGGAACGTGTACGCATCGCCGCCCATGCTCATAAATATCCGGGCCAGCTTTCCGGCGGCCAGCAACAGCGTGTCGCCATCGCTCGCTCACTCTGCATGAAACCCAAGATCATGCTGTTTGACGAGCCAACATCAGCACTGGACCCTGAAATGGTAAAAGAGGTGCTGGATACCATGCTGGGACTGGCCGAAGATGGTATGACCATGCTGTGTGTGACGCACGAGATGGGCTTTGCCCGCACCGTAGCAGACCGGGTGATCTTCATGGATCAGGGTGAGATCGTCGAACAGGCTCCACCAGATGTTTTCTTCACGACGCCGAGATCGGAACGCACTCAAACTTTCCTAGCGCAAATTCTGCATTAA
- the hemG gene encoding menaquinone-dependent protoporphyrinogen IX dehydrogenase produces the protein MKALILFSSRDGQTRAIASYIANNLKGTLECDVVNILSAHEVELDKYDKVMIGASVRYGHFHPALEKFIRQHLALLQQKPSAFFSVNLTARKPEKRSLQTNAYTRKFLLRSPWQPDLGAVFAGALRYPRYSWFDRVMIQLIMHMTGGETDSTKEIEYTDWEQVARFAQSFGQLTQKKTM, from the coding sequence ATGAAAGCATTAATATTATTTTCCAGTCGGGATGGTCAAACACGGGCGATAGCGTCTTATATTGCCAATAATCTTAAAGGGACGCTGGAGTGTGATGTCGTCAACATCTTGAGTGCCCATGAAGTTGAGCTTGATAAGTACGATAAAGTGATGATCGGCGCATCAGTGCGCTACGGGCATTTTCATCCGGCTTTGGAAAAATTCATCCGTCAGCATCTTGCTTTGCTGCAACAAAAACCCAGCGCTTTCTTCTCTGTCAACCTGACTGCTCGTAAACCAGAAAAGCGTTCACTGCAAACCAATGCATATACCCGTAAATTTCTGTTGCGTTCTCCCTGGCAGCCAGATTTAGGGGCGGTCTTTGCCGGTGCGTTGCGCTACCCTCGTTATAGCTGGTTTGACCGTGTCATGATTCAGTTGATTATGCACATGACGGGCGGTGAAACCGATAGTACGAAAGAGATTGAGTATACCGACTGGGAGCAAGTGGCGCGTTTTGCTCAATCTTTTGGTCAACTCACTCAGAAAAAGACAATGTAA
- the trkH gene encoding Trk system potassium transporter TrkH, translated as MHLRAITRIVGLLVILFSGTMFIPGIVALIYRDGAGRAFIQTFIVALVMGLLLWLPNRKHRHELKAREGFLIVVLFWTVLGSVGALPFLFAERPNLSVTDAFFESFSGLTTTGATTLVGLDSLPKAILFYRQMLQWMGGMGIIVLAVAILPILGVGGMQLYRAEMPGPLKDNKMRPRIAETAKTLWLIYVLLTVLCALSLWLAGMSVFDAISHSFSTIAIGGFSTHDASIGYFNSPAINTIIAIFLLISGCNFGLHFSVLSGRSLRVYWRDPEFRMFIFVQMSLVAICTLVLWGHGVYKNGMETLNQAFFQVVSMATTAGFTTDSIASWPLFLPVLLLCSAFIGGCAGSTGGGLKVIRILLLFLQGSRELKRLVHPNAVYTIKLGQRALPERILEAVWGFFSAYALVFIVSMLAVIATGVDNFSAFAAVVATLNNLGPGLGTVADNFTSMNDAAKWILIVTMLFGRLEVFTMLVLFTPTFWRE; from the coding sequence ATGCACTTGCGTGCTATAACCCGCATTGTTGGACTGCTGGTCATTCTGTTTTCCGGCACCATGTTCATTCCCGGTATCGTCGCCTTGATCTACCGCGACGGTGCTGGTCGGGCATTTATCCAGACGTTCATTGTCGCGTTGGTTATGGGGCTATTGTTATGGCTGCCCAACCGCAAACATCGGCATGAACTGAAAGCCCGTGAAGGGTTTCTGATAGTGGTACTGTTCTGGACGGTGCTGGGTAGCGTTGGGGCGCTGCCTTTTCTGTTTGCCGAACGTCCTAACCTGTCGGTGACGGATGCTTTTTTTGAATCTTTTTCCGGCCTGACGACAACCGGTGCGACCACACTGGTTGGGTTGGATTCGCTGCCGAAAGCCATTCTGTTTTATCGGCAGATGCTGCAATGGATGGGCGGCATGGGGATCATCGTACTGGCGGTGGCCATTCTGCCGATTCTGGGTGTCGGGGGGATGCAGCTTTATCGTGCCGAAATGCCGGGTCCGCTAAAGGATAATAAGATGCGTCCCCGCATTGCAGAAACCGCCAAAACCTTGTGGTTGATTTACGTATTGCTGACTGTGCTCTGTGCGTTGTCGCTATGGCTGGCCGGTATGTCGGTGTTTGATGCGATTAGCCACAGTTTTTCCACTATCGCCATTGGGGGGTTCTCAACGCATGACGCCAGCATCGGTTATTTCAACAGTCCTGCTATCAATACCATTATTGCGATATTTCTACTGATTTCTGGCTGTAATTTTGGTTTGCATTTTTCGGTGTTGAGTGGGCGTAGCCTACGGGTGTATTGGCGTGATCCCGAATTCCGTATGTTTATCTTTGTTCAGATGTCGCTGGTGGCGATTTGTACCCTCGTTTTGTGGGGGCATGGGGTATACAAAAATGGTATGGAAACCCTGAATCAGGCGTTCTTCCAGGTGGTTTCTATGGCGACTACCGCGGGATTCACTACTGACAGCATTGCTTCCTGGCCACTGTTTTTACCGGTATTGCTGTTGTGTTCCGCGTTTATTGGTGGGTGTGCAGGTTCAACCGGCGGTGGCCTGAAAGTAATTCGCATTTTATTACTATTCTTGCAGGGATCTCGTGAACTGAAGCGGCTGGTTCATCCGAATGCGGTATATACCATTAAACTTGGTCAGCGTGCGTTGCCGGAGCGGATATTGGAAGCCGTGTGGGGGTTTTTCTCGGCTTATGCGCTGGTGTTTATCGTCAGTATGCTGGCAGTGATTGCAACGGGGGTAGACAATTTTTCCGCTTTTGCAGCCGTGGTTGCCACGCTGAACAATCTCGGTCCAGGGCTTGGGACGGTAGCTGACAATTTCACCTCTATGAATGATGCCGCCAAATGGATTCTGATTGTCACCATGTTGTTTGGTCGCCTGGAAGTGTTCACCATGCTGGTGTTATTTACTCCCACTTTTTGGCGGGAATAA
- a CDS encoding IMPACT family protein — translation MKSYPVPASSVSVHEDIKKSRFLTLLAPACGVEAARSMIQQARELHPSAAHHCWAYVAGAPDDSQQLGFSDDGEPSGTAGKPMLAQLMGSGIGEVVAVVVRYYGGIRLGTGGLVKAYGGGVQQALKQLPVQQKVMYQMYRLQCDYALLPQVENVVLALQGHVVSAEYASEVSLQLAFPVTAVDDATRKLRDISRGALHLQTISQ, via the coding sequence ATGAAGTCATATCCGGTTCCTGCGTCGTCTGTCAGCGTTCATGAAGACATTAAAAAGAGCCGTTTCCTCACCCTGCTTGCTCCGGCCTGTGGGGTGGAAGCAGCCCGAAGCATGATTCAGCAGGCCCGCGAGCTGCATCCTTCGGCAGCACACCATTGCTGGGCGTATGTCGCGGGTGCGCCGGATGATTCGCAACAGCTCGGATTTTCTGATGATGGCGAGCCTTCGGGAACCGCAGGCAAGCCAATGCTGGCTCAATTGATGGGCAGCGGCATCGGCGAAGTCGTGGCGGTGGTGGTGCGTTATTATGGCGGCATTAGGCTTGGCACCGGTGGGCTGGTCAAAGCTTATGGCGGTGGCGTGCAGCAGGCGCTGAAACAACTGCCGGTGCAGCAGAAAGTAATGTATCAGATGTATCGATTGCAGTGTGATTATGCCCTGTTGCCGCAGGTGGAGAATGTGGTGCTGGCGTTACAGGGGCACGTCGTTTCAGCGGAGTACGCCAGCGAGGTTTCGCTCCAGTTAGCGTTTCCGGTAACGGCAGTGGACGACGCGACGCGAAAGCTGCGCGATATTAGCCGCGGCGCGTTGCATTTGCAGACAATTTCACAATAA